In Camelina sativa cultivar DH55 chromosome 17, Cs, whole genome shotgun sequence, the genomic stretch atgcaaaattaagattttaagatcagataatggtggggagtacACAAGTCATGCCTTCAAACAACACCTTACCAAACATGGCATAATTCACCAAACAAGTTGTCTCTATaccccacaacaaaatggtgtagctgaAAGGAAGAATAGCCATCTCATGGAAGTGGCAAGGTCtatgatgtttcacaccaatGTTCCAAAACGTTTTTGGGGCGACGCTGTTCTTGCTGCATGCTATCTCATCAATCGTACCCCCACAAAGATTCTCCATGATGTCtctccatttgaggtattaaacaaagaaaaacccaCCTTTGAACATTTATGTGTTTTTGGGTGTACTTGTTTTGTCTTAAAACCAGGTGAGTTACAGGACAAGCTTGACGCCAAAAGTACCAAGAGCATGTTCATCGGCTACTCTACAACTCAAAAAGGCTACAAGTGCTATTAACCTGTGTCTAGACGTATCCTGGTATCTCGTGATGTGAAGTTTGTGGAAACTCGGGGATACTATGACGAGAAAAATTGGGACGACCTTCGAGACCTATCCACATATTCATCCGATCGTGCCAAGAACCATTGTGTTATCCTTGAACGGTTAGGACTCAAAAACGATCGGGCCGATCAAAATCCAGCCGGGCCAAACATACCAGGAGACTCTATTCCACCAGTCGACAACACTCCCAGTAATTCAACTGAAGCTGATCACTCCACTCAACTTGATCAACCTGGTCACGATGAGGAAAATCACCAACATCTTGAGAATGATACACAACCTGAGAACGTGGCCATACTAAGTgacagtgatgatgaagaacaagatcATGATGGTTATGAAGATCATACGGAGATCATCCCACTACGGTGAAGTCAACGACTAAAACATGTCCCTCGTGTGTACTACAACAATGTTGTTGTTGCCCATCCGATTCAAACCGTCTGCACTCTTGCTCATTTTCCTTTGACACACCAGGCCTTCCTTGGCCAAGTTGACAAACATTGGATACCACAGACCTATGATGAAGCCAAGGAACATAGGGTGTGGCGTGATGCAGTTAGAGTAGAGAAAACGGCCATGGAGCAAAACCACATGTGGGACGAGGCAGACTTACCAAAAGGTAAGAAGGCGGTTACCTCTCGATGGATCTTCACTATCAAATACAAGAGTGATGGGGAGATAGAACGCTTCAAAGCAAGACTGGTTGCAAGAGGATTCACacaaacgtatggggaggactatCATGATACGTTTTCTCCGGTTGCCAAATTACACACGGTTCGAGTGGTTCTCTCATTGGCAACTAACCTAGATTGGGAACTTTGGCAAATGGACGTTAAGAATGCGTTCTTGCAAGGTGAGCTTGAAGATGAAGTCTACATGCGACCTCCACCAGGCCTCGAAGACACCATTGGTCTTGGCAAGGTATTTAAACTCAATAAAGCAATATATGGTCTAAAACAGTCTCCAAGGGCATGGTACCATAAGTAAAGCACCACACTACTTGAGGGAGGATTTCGCAAATCAGAGGCGGATCACATCCTCTTCACTCTACCAAGCGACAAAGGTATTGTAGTCattctagtatatgttgatgatatcatcatatctgGAAGTGACAAGGTAGGGATTCACGATACTAAGAACTTTCTCAAATCAGTATTTGCTATTAAAGACCTTGGAGagcttaaatattttcttgggataGAAGTATATAGGTCTGATGAAGGATTGTTTCTatctcaaagaaaatatgcactTTACTTGTTATGTGAGGTAGGAAAACTTGGTTCAAAAGCGGTATCAACACCACTTGAAGAAAACTATAAGGCAGGAGGAAAGGGGGAGCTTGATGCTGCTCCATTTGAAGATGTCAAATGATATCGGCGACTAGTAGGTAAACTTATATATCTTACTATTACTCGCcctgatatttgttttgctgtgaaccaaGCCAGTCAGCACATGCAAAACCCAACAGTTCACCATTGGAACATGGTAAACCGGATCCCTAAGTACATCAAAGGAGCACCGGGACAAGGAATTTGGATGGGACGAAATGAAAGCACCGAATTAGTTGGATATTGCGATGCTGATTACGCTGGTGACCGTGAAGACCGCCGCTCCACCACAGGCTATTTCACTTTTCTAGGAGGCAACTTAGTCACAtggaaaagcaagaaacaaaaggcgGTCTCACTATCAAGCCCTGAATCCAAATATAGGGCTATAAGGAAGCTAACTACCAAGCTAATGTGGCTTAAAGGACTACTCAAGGATCTTGGAGTGGAGTCATCAAAGCCAATCACGATGCATTATGATAATGAAGCAGACATTCACATAGCTTCCAACTCAGTGTTTCACGAGAGAACGAAGCACATTGAAGTCGATTGTCACAAGGTTTGAGAACAAGTTCAACTTGGAGTGATTTTCCCATGCTATACCGAAAGCTCCGAACAGTTAGCCGATGTACTCACCAAAGCAGCCAGTCCACAAGTGTGTGAGTATATTCATTCGAAACTTGGTCTCATTGACCTCACTCGGCCATGAGTTATTTAATGtggcacctacactctttttcccttatgtatagtttttcccaagtggttttctatactaaggtttttaatgaggtgggtgcATGTTAGTTCAAGCTTAATCGATAATCCTAATCgatcaagcttgagggggagtatgagaACTCACACGCATAtgtccgtacgtccgtacgtccgtacaaGGAACCAAGTTGGGCCTTCTGTACAGATGAAAGGGCCAACGAATCCAGTCCATGAACAGAAGCCTTCAACGATCGCTAACCCTCTAGAATCTTCTCATAGAGCCGTTAGGCGAGTTGATGCAAGTGGGAGATTAAGTCAAAGTCACATGTTTGTCTTAAGAAGAGATGTCGCTATCTTATAGTTAATTGTGCATAGAATCTTTGTAGGATATTCCTTTTGTAACTTGTCTATATGTAGTTTGTAATCATGAtctaaatcaagtaagaagAGAGAATTCTCTTTCTCCATTACATTCAATACTTCCGATTTCTCTTTACACTCTCTATACTACTTTACACTTCTTCACTTTGTTCTATCACTACTTGTTACACAAGtaatcactttgttttttctaaacTTACATCATCCGCacttttttatctctttaaaaATATTGCATACTATAGTATGGAGTTTAGCATACCAAATTATTAATACGTATTGTCTAGTATGCAGTTTGTGAAATTTGTGGCCCAATAtagaacatatttttttatgggttttattgataaattttaaaactaagaccaaatctttaaattttagaGAAGAGCATATTTTTGCAATAACacaaaatagataaatttaaaaattgaggtcaaatcttaaaatttcataaaaatggGGCCTatgtttacattaaaaaaaaaaaattggggcctatttttgttactaaaaactcaaaaattttgGAGGCCCAACACGAATGTGTTTTGAGAATGTGTGAAGGGCGATACCCATATGAAGTGCATATATcaaccattcaaagcctaagTCTAATGTCAAAACATATATCTATAACTATAAAGTtggcttttctctcttctccttcctccatctaatcacttcttattttctatttgaaCAAATTAATCTACATCATCAAAGGacataaaatctaaagttaATGCATCAACTAATTCActcatttttgtaatattgatattattattaaaaacaataatttaaactaaaatataaaataaaaatgaaatgaaaaaaatacaatcaaaaaattatcaaagtaaaatataaatagagattatatatatatatatatatatataattagatatttttatcataataCATAAAAATTGTGTAAATAATTGTAAAAGAATAGAaataggagaaaaataaaactatcatatatttaatggaACAACAATTACTTTCAAGAGTTACAATTATTAGGATAAAGAAAATCAgagtttttcttcttaaaacaaacagaaatatttaaaggttttttaaatCAAGAGATTATTCAATTCTTGGTGTTAAATTCATGTTATCAATTAAAATTCGgtgtatattattgtttttaattatagcAAAATTTAACTGTAGCACAATATTGCCAAAGAAATTTTGTGATAAAGGGTGAGTATATTCTCTAAGATTTCTTTACGTCTAAATTAGTAAGTAATGATCATTCGAccgataaaaaaaatgtattagaaggtgaagtgaccttagtgcagtgatCAATGGTAAGTCCAATTATAGAAGgtaccatcacaccagggatcgagtccagctccctacgaatgtagaATTTGACTAATCGGCCAGCTGTTGTGGTCCaaaggttgacaaaaaaaagtattagaagataaaaaatagttatgatatatgtcttcataattatttttttttgtcaacattgaATCGTGATTCATAGCCaatataatcaatatattataaatgagataataaaatatgaaaagagaGTAGTTGCAAGAGATGGCGAGTGTATaccaaaaagtaaagaaaaaattaattgtgaaaaatattaaaaaaatagataagttatattaatcaaagaaatttacatctatatagatttttatttttaatatttagataattataattatatttaacggttcgtattaataacaaaaaaaatatagtctcGCGCATGGGTTATAAATCTAGTACCTAATAATCGTAAGGAGACATCAAAGGTTTTCATAGCTCCGTCGTTGATTGAATTAAAGGttaagttgttttgttttaggtGGTTTAGTGGCGACAAGCTCGGTCTTGTAATTGTTGTGGCCCAATACCAAATCAAAAATTGAGGCATGATGATATCACAAATTTGccaaaaataagcaaaataaaaataaaaataaaaaatgggtatcattttttgttttcttttcgaAATTTAAGTCTATGACTGCAAATGGTTGCATAAAATTGAATGAATTGGAAATATATAGCtgaacaaaattgggttgaatattattcaacccattcatctccaaaatattGGTTTAACAAGTTGAACAAATttgctgtaggattagtttattttttcaactttttaagttgaatgggttgaatagttttttccaaCTTCTTCAACCTGTTCCATTCAAATGGTGAAATTtgatcaataatttttttcaactgcTTCAACCTTTTTAACTATGCAACCATTTGCaacctatatattaatttgccaaaaaacaaacaaaaagaaaataaaaatgggaATTAATATTTGAGTCCACATACACATGTATTAAATTGGTCATGGTGTAATGTCCCAACCGCCATCTCTCTGTGGACTCCACTTACACTCCCAGTTTATGGGCCCATCTTTTTTAGTGGTGGCCTATGGACTAGGAGTGGACATAGAGCTCAGTAAGAAATgacggtcggggcgttacacaAGGGTCGGGACTGAGTGATAATATTCTTTCAGgaccatttttttattttacaaaagggCGAAATAGAGAATCAATGGATTTTTTGACAAATCTAGAAGCGCAAAATTTTTAGTGACGACCCTTTGGTTAATCCTATGTAATCTCCTTCTGACagattcagaaaaataaaaccttaacAGCCGCCCTTTGGTTAATCTTTGTCTTTGGAATACTATTTAAATAGATGATTGAAAGAGAAAAGTATTTAATTATGATAAGGGATTCATCATTAAAGTTAAACCTATATGCTTAGTAATATGTTTGATATATTagttaattgtttaatttaatatacatgtttgcctagatgtaacatccgcgaaccggaatcccggttagggattgcatcggtcgatgcactatgtgcatcagtcgatgcataGTCGGTTtagtgcggacgagtttaagttaaacgctgcgtttgggtttagggaaaacccttaaattcGAGTTTTGTGTCTTTCGGCGAGCTTGaccatttttgagagaaaacaaaagagagaaaaggttcttgagtgttcttgaggattttgggtgatttgaggCATTTCctatagagatctgtagctgggatcattgtaggagcttcctaggagcgttgttgtgcttgtttaaggttcagaatcttcttggcaaaggtaagtgcatgaccatggcttatctaagctagagatctctctgatttgcttgttctgtgttgttaggcttgttagattgataTTTGGGTCGTTAGGAAGCttttttgtggcttgggatcgagttttgtggttgtaggaacgaagatccagcgaAAAGCTTTGGGGACGATGCTCGGTattgcatcaatcgatgcactttgtgcgtcggtcaatgcaattgctaggacggcgcgtaaaacctagggtttttgtgttatgtcgagcatgcgtcagttgatgcagtgcgagtgtcgatcgatgcaagtgcatctagcatcggtcgatgcaaccttgtgtcggtcgatgcatgttggtgtcggtcgatgcagagtcctggtttgttattgttgattgttgattgttggttgatgattagagatgtctctattgcttatgtgtatagcccagtagataagaggattgccttactgagtatttataaaatactcatgcattgcaatttgtgtttgtggtgcaggtaaaggcaaagtgtgatcgtggaatcaaggcaatgaagaggaggatgttctagtggttcgcttggttgtctggcttctgttaggttgctagagttgagtcctagaatgttgtttaggattgctggttctctggtttatgttttttggatcattagCTTATGACTAGGTTAgatccgcgctacgccgcgagattatttttgtaactatatttaaatatatttaattattgaaaatatgatttttttattttatttttggaatcggattaattataaaaactatagtttatataatgagaagatagaaaaatgcactaataaactttaaatagaGAAATCTTAAAATCAAATCTAGGATAGCTTATAAATGTTTACATTTAAATCGgatcaaattaattatataaatagcctaactatttgaatatattagtgtagtttgaatttgtggtgtaatttttgttatttttacaaatttaatcacataattgttatatagtatttttttatcgATCTTATTTTCGGGTAACTTCAAACCATTGTGTTGGGAAAGATCAGTACCTGTTAATTTTTTAGCACCATCAtatttttgatcattttttaaTTGCTTTGCAGGTTTGGttttcattattcttttcatattatatttcttatatattttttaattgggaaattacatagaatattacataaaaataggtttattactagactaacacgttgagattttcgacttactagaataacacataaaagtttgattattacTTCTAAACCAggattgtgtgttttattacggtttatgccatttataattaaatttggttgaaaaaaNNNNNNNNNNNNNNNNNNNNNNNNNNNNNNNNNNNNNNNNNNNNNNNNNNNNNNNNNNNNNNNNNNNNNNNNNNNNNNNNNNNNNNNNNNNNNNNNNNNNNNNNNNNNNNNNNNNNNNNNNNNNNNNNNNNNNNNNNNNNNNNNNNNNNNNNNNNNNNNNNNNNNNNNNNNNNNNNNNNNNNNNNNNNNNNNNNNNNNNNNNNNNNNNNNNNNNNNNNNNNNNNNNNNNNNNNNNNNNNNNNNNNNNNNNNNNNNNNNNNNNNNNNNNNNNNNNNNNNNNNNNNNNNNNNNNNNNNNNNNNNNNNNNNNNNNNNNNNNNNNNNNNNNNNNNNNNNNNNNNNNNNNNNNNNNNNNNNNNNNNNNNNNNNNNNNNNNNNNNNNNNNNNNNNNNNNNNNNNNNNNNNNNNNNNNNNNNNNNNNNNNNNNNNNNNNNNNNNNNNNNNNNNNNNNNNNNNNNNNNNNNNNNNNNNNNNNNNNNNNNNNNNNNNNNNNNNNNNNNNNNNNNNNNNNNNNNNNNNNNNNNNNNAATTTCCAGTTATGGCTTCCATCTaacatttgattttgtgtttgtgttgtttggatTTAGTCAATGCTGGAACCAACAAGGCTGCATCAAGTGGCACATCTCTCAACACCAAAAGGCTTGATGATGACACTGAGAACCTTACTCGTAAGTCTTATCTTTAATCACTTGCTTTACTTATGGTGAATTGATTTTCCTAATGGCTATAAAGATTAGATAGTGGTAGTCTCAGGCTCTGTAATCTGGGAAAATGAGGTTCTATGTTTGTCCTGGAATCATAAGAGTTTAGTTCTTTTGTTGTATTACCTGAGTTTTAGCTATGAGGAACCTTTTATGTATTGATATATTATCTTGATGATAGAGTTTCATATATTGATTATGCAATTGTGAAATATATGAACTTGCTCAGGTATTTTATTTTCCCCTCTTGTTAATGCTCTATCAACGTGTGCCAACTGAGCTAANNNNNNNNNNNNNNNNNNNNNNNNNNNNNNNNNNNNNNNNNNNNNNNNNNNNNNNNNNNNNNNNNNNNNNNNNNNNNNNNNNNNNNNNNNNNNNNNNNNNNNNNNNNNNNNNNNNNNNNNNNNNNNNNNNNNNNNNNNNNNNNNNNNNNNNNNNNNNNNNNNNNNNNNNNNNNNNNNNNNNNNNNNNNNNNNNNNNNNNNNNNNNNNNNNNNNNNNNNNNNNNNNNNNNNNNNNNNNNNNNNNNNNNNNNNNNNNNNNNNNNNNNNNNNNNNNNNNNNNNNNNNNNNNNNNNNNNNNNNNNNNNNNNNNNNNNNNNNNNNNNNNNNNNNNNNNNNNNNNNNNNNNNNNNNNNNNNNNNNNNNNNNNNNNNNNNNNNNNNNNNNNNNNNNNNNNNNNNNNNNNNNNNNNNNNNNNNNNNNNNNNNNNNNNNNNNNNNNNNNNNNNNNNNNNNNNNNNNNNNNNNNNNNNNNNNNNNNNNNNNNNNNNNNNNNNNNNNNNNNNNNNNNNNNNNNNNNNNNNNNNNNNNNNNNNNNNNNNNNNNNNNNNNNNNNNNNNNNNNNNNNNNNNNNNNNNNNNNNNNNNNNNNNNNNNNNNNNNNNNNNNNNNNNNNNNNNNNNNNNNNNNNNNNNNNNNNNNNNNNNNNNNNNNNNNNNNNNNNNNNNNNNNNNNNNNNNNNNNNNNNNNNNNNNNNNNNNNNNNNNNNNNNNNNNNNNNNNNNNNNNNNNNNNNNNNNNNNNNNNNNNNNNNNNNNNNNNNNNNNNNNNNNNNNNNNNNNNNNNNNNNNNNNNNNNNNNNNNNNNNNNNNNNNNNNNNNNNNNNNNNNNNNNNNNNNNNNNNNNNNNNNNNNNNNNNNNNNNNNNNNNNNNNNNNNNNNNNNNNNNNNNNNNNNNNNNNNNNNNNNNNNNNNNNNNNNNNNNNNNNNNNNNNNNNNNNNNNNNNNNNNNNNNNNNNNNNNNNNNNNNNNNNNNNNNNNNNNNNNNNNNNNNNNNNNNNNNNNNNNNNNNNNNNNNNNNNNNNNNNNNNNNNNNNNNNNNNNNNNNNNNNNNNNNNNNNNNNNNNNNNNNNNNNNNNNNNNNNNNNNNNNNNNNNNNNNNNNNNNNNNNNNNNNNNNNNNNNNNNNNNNNNNNNNNNNNNNNNNNNNNNNNNNNNNNNNNNNNNNNNNNNNNNNNNNNNNNNNNNNNNNNNNNNNNNNNNNNNNNNNNNNNNNNNNNNNNNNNNNNNNNNNNNNNNNNNNNNNNNNNNNNNNNNNNNNNNNNNNNNNNNNNNNNNNNNNNNNNNNNNNNNNNNNNNNNNNNNNNNNNNNNNNNNNNNNNNNNNNNNNNNNNNNNNNNNNNNNNNNNNNNNNNNNNNNNNNNNNNNNNNNNNNNNNNNNNNNNNNNNNNNNNNNNNNNNNNNNNNNNNNNNNNNNNNNNNNNNNNNNNNNNNNNNNNNNNNNNNNNNNNNNNNNNNNNNNNNNNNNNNNNNNNNNNNNNNNNNNNNNNNNNNNNNNNNNNNNNNNNNNNNNNNNNNNNNNNNNNNNNNNNNNNNNNNNNNNNNNNNNNNNNNNNNNNNNNNNNNNNNNNNNNNNNNNNNNNNNNNNNNNNNNNNNNNNNNNNNNNNNNNNNNNNNNNNNNNNNNNNNNNNNNNNNNNNNNNNNNNNNNNNNNNNNNNNNNNNNNNNNNNNNNNNNNNNNNNNNNNNNNNNNNNNNNNNNNNNNNNNNNNNNNNNNNNNNNNNNNNNNNNNNNNNNNNNNNNNNNNNAAAATGAGGTGAGAAAccttgttttggtttctcttgATTGATTCCAAAGAAGAAAGCTTATTTTGAACTGTTATATTGACATATATAGTGGTCATGTTCATTTATCCAGGAGAAGTCACATTCCGGATCTTACAGAGATCAAGAGCTATGGGGATAGATCACATATAAAGGTTGAATCGGCTATGAATCAACAGACTAGACCTCCACTTTCGGTAGTAGCCCACAATGCTGCAGGTATAAATGGCATGAAAGAGCAGAAACAAACAAGCAATGCAAAAGAGAGTGACGGTGCGCaaaactcttcttcttgctgATCCTTATCCTGGGAAATAGATGTGAGAGTATTAGTTGAAATGCAAACATAGAGAGTCTTATTCAACTAAGTTGTGGTTTTGGTAAATAGGTGAGGATAAAGGTACCCAAGAAGAGGTGTTTCTTAAGAAGGATGATCCAAAGGTGACAGCTTTGATCCAACAAGCTGAGCTTCTCAGTTCATTGGCACAGAAAGTTAATGTAGACAACACAGATCAAAGCATGGAAAATGCCTGGAAGGTAAAACAATGCACGATTCATTTTGTTCTGTAACTTGTAAAACTATTAGCTAAAATTGAACATTATGTTGGATGATCCTTTGTGAGCTTTCTAATAACAAAAGCAATCTCTCTTGTTCCTAATGCTTCCAGGTCCTACAGGATTTCTTGaataaaagcaaagaaaatgaTCTATTCAGATATGGAATCCCATATATAGATTCCAAAGGTCTTGATGAGGACTTGAGGATTAGTAATGAAGATAGTCAAACATCTTGGAAGTTCagaaattactttttttttttaatataatatatggaTGATTGTGGTTTGTATGATTCTAACAGCCAGTAATGTCACTTATAGGCAacctgatctccatgattcaccAGCAAGCTCTGATTATAGCTCAGGATCAACCGTAATGCCTCCTCATCCTTCTGATGATAAAACTCAGCAACCCATGCCTgatactcagacaacaacatcGCAGAAACAAAATGACGGGCAGTTACCACAAGCTAAAGTGATTGTGCCTGATGTAATAACTGTGGAACATGTGGATTTACTCACAACATGTCAGGATGTCCTAAAGAACCCTAATGAGATTGTTGTGCCTATGTCGGGTGACGAAGAGTTTCACTCCCCTGTTCAAGTCACTCCATTTTTCAGATCTCTAGCAGCAGGCATTCCTAGCCCACAATTCTCTGAAAGTGTAAGCTTTTCCATATACTTATAACGTGAGTACCTTGAAATGACCATTTGGTTCAGCATTTTGTATGGACGCATTTtctaagtaataaaaaaaaatcgatttgtCGTTTGCTTCAAAACATCGTCTTgttcttgtgtttcttctaAGTGTGTCTGGTTTCCCCTCACTTGGCTGATTTGTTGAGTCTTTTATCTTTGTGCGGATTCTCCTTAGATAAAGCCTCAAAACCGGTTACTCAATTCNACAATGCACGACTCATTTTGTTCTGTAACTTGTAAAACTATTAGCTAAAATTGAACATTATGTTGGACGATCCTGTGTGAGCTTTCTAATAACAAAAGCAAGCTCTCTTGTTCCTAATGCTTCCAGGTCCTACAGGATTTCTTGaataaaagcaaagaaaatgaTCTATTCAGATATGGAATCCCATATATAGATTCCAAAGGTCTTGATGAGGACTTGAGGATTAGTAATGAAGATAGTCAAACATCTTGGAAGTTCagaaattactttttttttttaatataatatatggaTGATTGTGGTTTGTATGATTCTAACAGCCAGTAATGTCACTTATAGGCAacctgatctccatgattcaccAGCAAGCTCTGATTATAGCTCAGGATCAACCGTAATGCCTCCTCATCCTTCTGATGNNNNNNNNNNNNNNNNNNNNNNNNNNNNNNNNNNNNNNNNNNNNNNNNNNNNNNNNNNNNNNNNNNNNNNNNNNNNNNNNNNNNNNNNNNNNNNNNNNNNNNNNNNNNNNNNNNNNNNNNNNNNNNNNNNNNNNNNNNNNNNNNNNNNNNNNNNNNNNNNNNNNNNNNNNNNNNNNNNNNNNNNNNNNNNNNNNNNNNNNNNNNNNNNNNNNNNNNNNNNNNNNNNNNNNNNNNNNNNNNNNNNNNNNNNNNNNNNNNNNNNNNNNNNNNNNNNNNNNNNNNNNNNNNNNNNNNNNNNNNNNNNNNNNNNNNNNNNNNNNNNNNNNNNNNNNNNNNNNNNNNNNNNNNNNNNNNNNNNNNNNNNNNNNNNNNNNNNNNNNNNNNNNNNNNNNNNNNNNNNNNNNNNNNNNNNNNNNNNNNNNNNNNNNNNNNNNNNNNNNNNNNNNNNNNNNNNNNNNNNNNNNNNNNNNNNNNNNNNNNNNNNNNNNNNNNNNNNNNNNNNNNNNNNNNNNNNNNNNNNNNNNNNNNNNNNNNNNNNNNNNNNNNNNNNNNNNNNNNNNNNNNNNNNNNNNNNNNNNNNNNNNNNNNNNNNNNNNNNNNNNNNNNNNNNNNNNNNNNNNNNNNNNNNNNNNNNNNNNNNNNNNNNNNNNNNNNNNNNNNNNNNNNNNNNNNNNNNNNNNNNNNNNNNNNNNNNNNNNNNNNNNNNNNNNNNNNNNNNNNNNNNNNNNNNNNNNNNNNNNNNNNNNNNNNNNNNNNNNNNNNNNNNNNNNNNNNNNNNNNNNNNNNNNNNNNNNNNNNNNNNNNNNNNNNNNNNNNNNNNNNNNNNNNNNNNNNNNNNNNNNNNNNNNNNNNNNNNNNNNNNNNNNNNNNNNNNNNNNNNNNNNNNNNNNNNNNNNNNNNNNNNNNNNNNNNNNNNNNNNNNNNNNNNNNNNNNNNNNNNNNNNNNNNNNNNNNNNNNNNNNNNNNNNNNNNNNNNNNNNNNNNNNNNNNNNNNNNNNNNNNNNNNNNNNNNNNNNNNNNNNNNNNNNNNNNNNNNNNNNNNNNNNNNNNNNNNNNNNNNNNNNNNNNNNNNNNNNNNNNNNNNNNNNNNNNNNNNNNNNNNNNNNNNNNNNNNNNNNNNNNNNNNNNNNNNNNNNNNNNNNNNNNNNNNNNNNNNNNNNNNNNNNNNNNNNNNNNNNNNNNNNNNNNNNNNNNNNNNNNNNNNNNNNNNNNNNNNNNNNNNNNNNNNNNNNNNNNNNNNNNNNNNNNNNNNNNNNNNNNNNNNNNNNNNNNNNNNNNNNNNNNNNNNNNNNNNNNNNNNNNNNNNNNNNNNNNNNNNNNNNNNNNNNNNNNNNNNNNNNNNNNNNNNNNNNNNNNNNNNNNNNNNNNNNNNNNNNNNNNNNNNNNNNNNNNNNNNNNNNNNNNNNNNNNNNNNNNNNNNNNNNNNNNNNNNNNNNNNNNNNNNNNNNNNNNNNNNNNNNNNNNNNNNNNNNNNNNNNNNNNNNNNNNNNNNNNNNNNNNNNNNNNNNNNNNNNNNNNNNNNNNNNNNNNNNN encodes the following:
- the LOC104757918 gene encoding uncharacterized protein LOC104757918, encoding MRRSHIPDLTEIKSYGDRSHIKVESAMNQQTRPPLSVVAHNAAGINGMKEQKQTSNAKESDGEDKGTQEEVFLKKDDPKVTALIQQAELLSSLAQKVNVDNTDQSMENAWKVLQDFLNKSKENDLFRYGIPYIDSKGLDEDLRISNEDSQTSWKQPDLHDSPASSDYSSGSTVMPPHPSDDKTQQPMPDTQTTTSQKQNDGQLPQAKVIVPDVITVEHVDLLTTCQDVLKNPNEIVVPMSGDEEFHSPVQVTPFFRSLAAGIPSPQFSESIKPQNRLLNSTM